In a single window of the Bacillus rossius redtenbacheri isolate Brsri chromosome 8, Brsri_v3, whole genome shotgun sequence genome:
- the LOC134534699 gene encoding uncharacterized protein LOC134534699, whose product MLSASTHSYAQFQSLFHNQYWNIRIQSHLRAQLHTEKYDPRKCASLEAHLSAMFEKTRYLDQPMTDDEFIAAILTQLPLKYQKQWSGLPYRDVTEFRERLLNYDKLEKMDRAPNTKEESERVSQPHRQQPVHNYWQNREGKPKELRQAAVNTMNWQPRGGGPSRNDQYQTGYRKTPYYKRKTWWSNSRNYHSDDEANHRRRQGDYRHNKRRSFSPESRPPRESADRRRRASSEDELEYCKKYRRTDEPRYNGKPEDYRPPYHYAPRTHETSGGHAQNSHLSYNRNTQMTAFPPPFAAPSTSQQTTYYNQGPANQVAAELKAAVSEAAGNRQWNCQEGARSPAPGGRANTGTLN is encoded by the coding sequence gcccagttccagtccctgttccacaaccagtattggaacatccgaatacagagtcacctccgtgcacagcttcacacggagaagtatgacccaaggaagtgcgcgtccttggaagcgcatctatcagcaatgtttgagaagacacgctacttggatcagcccatgacggatgatgaattcatcgcggccatcctcacgcagcttccactcaagtatcagaagcagtggtcaggcctgccgtaccgtgatgtgacagagttccgcgagcgccttctcaattatgataaacttgagaaaatggacagagcacccaataccaaggaggagagtgagagggtatcacagccccaccgacaacagccagtccacaactactggcagaatcgcgagggaaaacccaaggagctcagacaggcagcggtaaacacaatgaactggcagccaagaggaggaggacctagccggaacgatcaataccagacaggctacaggaagaccccctattacaagagaaagacgtggtggtccaactccaggaattaccacagcgatgacgaagcaaaccaccgccggaggcagggggactaccgacacaacaagcgaagatcattctcgccagagtcacggccacccagggagtcagcagaccgccgccggagagcatcgtcagaagacgagctggagtactgcaagaagtaccgccgtaccgacgagccccgctacaacggcaaacctgaggactaccgcccgccataccactatgcccccaggactcacgagacaagtggcggccatgcccagaacagccacctctcgtacaaccggaacacacagatgacagcattcccaccaccatttgctgcaccgtctacatctcagcagacgacgtactacaaccagggaccagcaaatcaggtggcagcagaattaaaagctgctgtgtctgaagcagcagggaaccgacagtggaattgtcaagaaggagccagatcaccagctccaggtggacgtgccaacacgggcacgttaaactag